From the genome of Candidatus Zixiibacteriota bacterium, one region includes:
- the lepB gene encoding signal peptidase I, with protein sequence MDNDFLLKEFQQIDTPPVTTAPPLRQRKKKPLWREYFEVILISLGAAIFLRLFVVSAYRVDSSSMEDTLFEGDYIFVNKLAYSFGSPKEGDIVVFQSPLNPTKEYIKRIVALPGQTVEVVDKVIYVDNRLAEIYPHMKNSDPKILPMQLSFRDNFGPIQVPAGEYFVLGDNRDESQDSRFWGFLPKDKIRGKALFVYWSWVPDPKSPKWSFPYIHSVVQMGFYFISNFPSKTRWERLFAAL encoded by the coding sequence ATGGATAACGACTTCCTGCTAAAAGAATTTCAGCAAATCGATACGCCGCCGGTGACGACTGCCCCGCCGCTGCGCCAGCGCAAGAAAAAACCGCTCTGGCGCGAATATTTCGAGGTGATTCTCATCTCGCTGGGCGCCGCTATCTTCCTCCGCCTCTTTGTCGTCTCCGCCTACCGTGTCGATTCGTCATCCATGGAAGATACTCTCTTTGAGGGCGATTATATCTTTGTCAACAAACTGGCATACTCTTTCGGCTCGCCTAAAGAGGGGGATATTGTGGTATTCCAGTCCCCCCTCAATCCGACCAAAGAGTATATCAAAAGAATCGTGGCTCTTCCGGGGCAGACGGTGGAAGTCGTCGACAAGGTGATTTACGTGGATAACCGTCTGGCGGAAATCTACCCCCATATGAAAAACAGTGACCCGAAAATTCTTCCGATGCAGTTATCGTTCCGCGATAATTTCGGGCCTATCCAGGTTCCCGCCGGCGAATATTTTGTCCTCGGGGATAATCGTGATGAAAGCCAGGACAGCCGCTTCTGGGGATTTTTGCCCAAAGACAAAATCCGCGGCAAAGCCCTCTTTGTTTACTGGTCCTGGGTTCCCGACCCGAAATCGCCTAAATGGAGTTTCCCCTACATCCATTCCGTCGTTCAGATGGGATTTTACTTTATAAGTAATTTCCCCTCCAAGACCCGCTGGGAGCGCCTTTTTGCCGCGCTCTGA